The Mus pahari chromosome 5, PAHARI_EIJ_v1.1, whole genome shotgun sequence genomic sequence GGTGCAaatttctgtgtgtctatctacTTTAACATTTGTCAAGGATTGTTAAGTGACTTTTCTATTGTACTTCAATTATTATTGATACCAGACCTTAATTTTCTGTCTATGAAGTTAATTTCTATTTAGACAAGTAGTTCTCAACCATACTACTGCTGAAActctttaataaagttcctcctGCAGTGGTTacttcaaacataaaattatttcaacgatacttcataactacaatttttctagtgttatgagtcataatgtaaatggCTGATATGCAGGAATCTAATGTGTGATAACCCCAAAGGGTGCATGACccacaatttaaaaagtattgtCTTAGACCAAGTATTTCACAGTCACAGAGTAGCTTGCCTTTTTGAATGATCCAGCAAATATCTAAATGGGTCACAGGTTCGCATGTAGATTTCTTGGCAGTATTCTATTCCTAATGCAAAATTAGAGAGGCTATTTCTTTGACAATTAAGattcaaagaaataaacatatgaaGAAGTTAATACTATAGACTaaactctcttttctttcttaattaagaTCAAGGAAATTAAACAGCCCCACTAAATATTCTCCATTATTTATTCCCAGATGATACATCCCTGAAATTGATAGATGAAATATGGAGTCTTTCTGCAAATTAGATTATGCTCCTATTTTAGCTATaaggttttgctgttgtttcttcttttggttttacttttaatttttttttttttttttttttttggttttctgagtatACACATCATGTACCTCGATCTCACTCATATTCCCATCCCCTCAGACCTTTCTTCTGCTCTTGAAACCTCACCACTTCCCCCAAAAAAATGTTATTATGGAAGTTATCATGTGTCCAGGTGTGGTCTACCGTATGCTCTTTGCCCACACATTTGCTTGTcaatgttcattgtaatgagtcattggttGGGTTCATGGCCTTTGGCTTCTCGCACACTATCAATCCTGTagcctcaccaggactcctctcagaaattctgtttttatCCTGTATCATGAAGGTCCTGTCGTTTTAGATCTGTCAGACTGGCCCCTTCATATACTCAAGCATTTCATAAGTGGAATAGATATTGGGGCAGTCCAATTCAAAGCCCTAGACCTGGGCACAGGAGATATCTGAGCTATTCAGCATACCAGTTTTCCCCCATGTATACCACCCAGGCGAGGTCTCTAGCACTGCTCCTTTTATCTCACCCAATGGCTGCATAGCTCTCCCATTCTCATGCCTACAGGGCAGGCTCACTTGTAACTCTTGCAACCAGGGCCATATCTATTTTGCTACCCAGGTGAGATGTGGGGTCCTCTTTCCTAAGTGTTGCGGCTGGTGAGGGACAGGGGCAGCTCTATCACTCTCTTAAGCCTAGGGCCAGCTTTCTGTCTACGATAGGTTGCTAGAGATGAGGGGGTACTGAGAAGGGCATCTCCCCTCTGGCAATGCCAGTGCATAGCAGAGAAGTTGTGGTTGCCAGCTTTCCCAGCATCATTCCTTTGGGCCTGCTCATCCTTTTTGCTGCCATGGAGGTAAATTCTACTATGCTGCCCGGGTAAGAAACAAGGCTGAGCTCCCATGTGCTGCATCCAGTGAGGGATAGGTCCAGTTCTTCTGCTTTCAGAAGCCTGGAACCTGCTCTCTTGCCTGGCTCAGGTGGTAAGGGGCAAGGGAGGGGAGTGCATTTCTATCTAGCCCATGCCCAGCAGATGAGTTGCTGGCTCATTAGCTATACATTTTTCACAACCTCAGATAGCCAATAGAAAGATGGTAGAAAATTACAAGTTACAATAAAGTCTATGAcccattttaaattaatttcattatAAGGGTATAAATCTAGAcctgcgtttgtgtgtgtgtgtgtgtgtgtgtgcatgcgtgcacacatctgtgtgtgcctgtgcgtgtgtgtgtgtgtgtgtatgtgtgtgtttatatcatGCTGAGTCTTGGTTGTTCTTTACACTACCATATGTTAAATTTATGTTTAGCTTAACTTAATATGCTTatcttctctgctcctccctgttccagagacagctgcATCTTCTTGGGCAGTACCAGCCTCATCTcgtagacaaaatggtgaaggtcaGTGTGAACAGATTTGGCTGTATTGGGTGCCTGGTTATCAGAGCTGCCATCTGCTCTCCACTTGGCAAggtggagattgttgccatcaaccactccttcattgacctcaactgcatagtctacatgttccagtatgacttcACCCATGGTAAATTTAATGgaacagtcaaggctgagaaagGGAAGCTTGTCTTCAATGGGAATCctatcaccatcttccaggagcgagaTTTCGCTAACATCAAATTGGGGGGATGTTGGTGCTGAGTATTCTTGGAGTCTACTGgtgtcttcaccaccatggagaaggccggGGCCCACTTGAATGGTGGAGCtaaaagggtcatcatctctgccccttctgccgatgtccccatgtttgtgatgggtgtgaaacttgagaaatatgacaactcactcaagttGTCAGCAATGTgtcctgcaccaccaactgcttagcctCCCTggtcaaggtcatccatgacaactttgacatcgtggaagggctcatgaccatggtCCATGCCAttactgccactcagaagactgtggatggcccctctggaaagctgtggtgtgATGGCCATGGGGCTCTCCAGAACATCATCCCTCCATCACTGGTGCTACCAAGGCTGTGGATAAGGTCATCCTAGAACTGAACGGgcagctcactggcatggccttccatgttcctaccCCCAGTGTATCCGTTGTAGATCTGACATGCctcctggagaaacctgccaagtacgATGACCTCAAGAAGGTAGTGAAAACAGGCATCTAAGGGCCTAGTGAAGGACATTGTGGGCTACACTATGGACCAGGTTATATCCtgtgacttcaacagcaactctcACTCTTCTACCTTTGATACTAGgactggcattgctctcaatgacaactttgtaaagttcATTTCCTGGTGTGACAATGTATACAGCTACAGCAACAGAATAGTGGACCTCATGGACTACATGTACTCCAGGGAGTAAGAAACCCTGAACCACCTACCCCTGCAAGGACATtgacagcaagagagagaggcccTCGATTGCTAAGGAGTCCCTATCCCAACTCAGCCCCCAATATTGAGCATCTCCTTCACCatttccatcccagacccccaTAATCACAGGAGGGCCTGGGgagccctcccttctctcttgaataccatcaattaAGTTCGCTGCACCACCCCCCTAAAAAAGAATATGCTCattttttgttctatttcttatgcttttaattttatcttgaaTAAAACTGGTATTCATCAATATTTTTGCCTTCatagtcttactttttttttttcttttttttttttttttttttttttttttttttttatttcttttttttttttttttttttttttttttttttttttggtttttcgagacagagtttctctgtgtaggcctggctgtcctggaactcactctgtagaccaggctggcctcgaactcagaaatctgcctgcctctgcctcaagtgctgggattaaaggtgagcgccaccacgcccggcttttttattttttattaggtagATCATATTGGTTATTAAATattgaaacaaaatagaaaccacAGTCTATTTGTCTCACCTTCTGCCTCTTTAcctttgtttctctgcttctctctctctctctctctctctctctctctctctctgtgttcaaattgtgtttttaaaCCAATAACAGGTAAAGATCCTCTGTATCTTAATATATGAGACAGAGTTCAGCAGTTTCAtaattgttttatgatttttcctAGCTAGCTTCAAGATAATAATTTGAGGGtacttccttcttttctaaaTTAGAAAAATTGTATACAATTGATGCTAATGAGTCTCAAGATAGCTCTAGACTTTTCCAATGTGATAAGCAGGGTTGTTTTCTTATGCGATACAATAGGTCCACTTCTTCCATTAGCCAAATGTCATATATACAATTATTTTGCCAAACTTTTCAACATCTACAATCTGAAACACTTGTTTTGcttcctatttcttttctaatgctaatattttcataatctttatttttagcctagatgaaatttttgtttttctttataagagtttttaaattgtttatgacAAAACAACTTTATTAGTACTATAACATATATTAATTTCCATAGtcagtattttctttccttgcctttatatttttttctgcatgctCATTTTATATAAATCTTATTCCATTTTGTTAATATGAAAACTTAGGTTACTAAGACTGTTTCATAGCATAAAGATGTAGGACATAATATCTTTGACAAATCCATAGATATTTGTTAGATTATgttagttgaaaatatttttaatttacatttaattattttctgtcttttttgtgGCACTTATTGCCAATGAATTTAACTTTTTGAGTCAAACAATATAGACTTCTCTATATTTCTTTCACAGTTTTGAAGCTGAATTGtcttatatatattctttcagcAAAGCTATATTTCTGGCAACTGATCCTTTGTAATTATCATGTTCTCTGTTGTCTTTTTTTACTGTCATGAATTATACcatgaatatttaaaacacactaattttccaattttctgcATAGTATATCCATTTCCATTTTAACTTCAACTTTCTATTTCaatagtgtgtgtggtgtgtgaaccCCCCAAAAAGAAGAAACTGTAGGATATCCCTGGATTTGGAATTAGAAGCTACTGAAAGCTGCAAAACATGGCTGCTAAGAATCGAACTCAAGTCCTCTAAATGAGAAATAATGTGGTTTTAAATGCTCAGGTACCtctccaagtcttttttttttaaacttattttaatagatattttcttcatttacatttcaaatgctatcccgaatgtcccctataccctccccccaccctgctccccggCCTACCCATACCCATTTCTTGGTCCTGtctttcccctgtatggggcatataaagtttgcaagaccaaggggcctctcgtcCCAACGATGtctgagtaggccatcttctgctatatatgcagctagagacacgagctccaggggtacttattagttcatattgttgtttcgtctatagagttgcagacccctgcagttccttgggtaacttctcaagctcctccattggggtctctgtgttctatcctatagatgactgtgggcatccacttctatatttgccaggcattggcatagcctcacagataTAGCTATGTAAGTgttctttcagcaagatcttgctggcatatgcaatagtgtctgcttttgctggctgattatggaatggacccccaggtgagtcagtctctgtNNNNNNNNNNNNNNNNNNNNNNNNNNNNNNNNNNNNNNNNNNNNNNNNNNNNNNNNNNNNNNNNNNNNNNNNNNNNNNNNNNNNNNNNNNNNNNNNNNNNNNNNNNNNNNNNNNNNNNNNNNNNNNNNNNNNNNNNNNNNNNNNNNNNNNNNNNNNNNNNNNNNNNNNNNNNNNNNNNNNNNNNNNNNNNNNNNNNNNNNNNNNNNNNNNNNNNNNNNNNNNNNNNNNNNNNNNNNNNNNNNNNNNNNNNNNNNNNNNNNNNNNNNNNNNNNNNNNNNNNNNNNNNNNNNNNNNNNNNNNNNNNNNNNNNNNNNNNNNNNNNNNNNNNNNNNNNNNNNNNNNNNNNNNNNNNNNNNNNNNNNNNNNNNNNNNNNNNNNNNNNNNNNNNNNNNNNNNNNNNNNNNNNNNNNNNNNNNNNNNNNNNNNNNNNNNNNNNNNNNNNNNNNNNNNNNNNNNNNNNNNNNNNNNNNNNNNNNNNNNNNNNNtcaagtgcttctcagcccttcggtactcctcagttgagaattctttgtttagctctgtaccccattttttaatggggttatttgaatttttggagttcagcttcttgagttctttttatatattggatattagtcccctatcagttttaggattggtaaaaattctttcccaatctgttggtggcctctttgtcttattgacactaTCTTtgcattttatgaggtccaatttgttgattcttgatcttacagcacaggccattgctgttctgctctGGAATTTTCCCCCTGTTCCCATTtattcaaggctttcccccacattctcctctatgtatttcagtgtctctggttttatgtggtgttctatgatccacttagacttgagctttgtacaaggagataagaatggatcaattcatattcttctggatgctaacagccagttgtgccagcaccatttgttNaaaatgctgtcttttttccactggatggttttagttcctttgtcaaagatcaggtaaccataggtgtgtgggttcatttctgggtcttcaattctgttccattgatctacctgtctgtcactgtaccagtaccatgcagttttatcacaattgctctgtagtactgcttgaggtcaggcatggtgattcccacaaaggttcttttattgttgaggatagtttttgctatcctaggttttttattattccagatgaatttgcaaattgacctttctaattcagtgaagaattgagttggaattttgatgNgaattgcactgaatctgtagattgctttcggcggGAGAGCcctttttacaatattaatcctgacgatccatgagcatgggagatgtttccatttttttgacatcttcttcaatttctttcttcagagacttgaagattttgtcatacagatctttcacctccttagttaaagtcacaccaaggtattttacaatttttaaagaaggtcacaccaaagtattttataattttttattgggaagggtgttgtttccaaaatttctttctcctcctgtttatcctttctgtagagaaaggccattgaNNNNNNNNNNNNNNNNNNNNNNNNNNNNNNNNNNNNNNNNNNNNNNNNNNNNNNNNNNNNNNNNNNNNNNNNNNNNNNNNNNNNNNNNNNNNNNNNNNNNNNNNNNNNNNNNNNNNNNNNNNNNNNNNNNNNNNNNNNNNNNNNNNNNNNNNNNNNNNNNNNNNNNNNNNNNNNNNNNNNNNNNNNNNNNNNNNNNNNNNNNNNNNNNNNNNNNNNNNNNNNNNNNNNNNNNNNNNNNNNNNNNNNNNNNNNNNNNNNNNNNNNNNNNNNNNNNNNNNNNNNNNNNNNNNNNNNNNNNNNNNNNNNNNNNNNNNNNNNNNNNNNNNNNNNNNNNNNNNNNNNNNNNNNNNNNNNNNNNNNNNNNNNNNNNNNNNNNNNNNNNNNNNNNNNNNNNNNNNNNNNNNNNNNNNNNNNNNNNNNNNNNNNNNNNNNNNNNNNNNNNNNNNNNNNNNNNNNNNNNNNNNNNNNNNNNNNNNNNNNNNNNNNNNNNNNNNNNNNNNNNNNNNNNNNNNNNNNNNNNNNNNNNNNNNNNNNNNNNNNNNNNNNNNNNNNNNNNNNNNNNNNNNNNNNNNNNNNNNNNNNNNNNNNNNNNNNNNNNNNNNNNNNNNNNNNNNNNNNNNNNNNNNNNNNNNNNNNNNNNNNNNNNNNNNNNNNNNNNNNNNNNNNNNNNNNNNNNNNNNNNNNNNNNNNNNNNNNNNNNNNNNNNNNNNNNNNNNNNNNNNNNNNNNNNNNNNNNNNNNNNNNNNNNNNNNNNNNNNNNNNNNNNNNNNNNNNNNNNNNNNNNNNNNNNNNNNNNNNNNNNNNNNNNNNNNNNNNNNNNNNNNNNNNNNNNNNNNNNNNNNNNNNNNNNNNNNNNNNNNNNNNNNNNNNNNNNNNNNNNNNNNNNNNNNNNNNNNNNNNNNNNNNNNNNNNNNNNNNNNNNNNNNNNNNNNNNNNNNNNNNNNNNNNNNNNNNNNNNNNNNNNNNNNNNNNNNNNNNNNNNNNNNNNNNNNNNNNNNNNNNNNNNNNNNNNNNNNNNNNNNNNNNNNNNNNNNNNNNNNNNNNNNNNNNNNNNNNNNNNNNNNNNNNNNNNNNNNNNNNNNNNNNNNNNNNNNNNNNNNNNNNNNNNNNNNNNNNNNNNNNNNNNNNNNNNNNNNNNNNNNNNNNNNNNNNNNNNNNNNNNNNNNNNNNNNNNNNNNNNNNNNNNNNNNNNNNNNNNNNNNNNNNNNNNNNNNNNNNNNNNNNNNNNNNNNNNNNNNNNNNNNNNNNNNNNNNNNNNNNNNNNNNNNNNNNNNNNNNNNNNNNNNNNNNNNNNNNNNNNNNNNNNNNNNNNNNNNNNNNNNNNNNNNNNNNNNNNNNNNNNNNNNNNNNNNNNNNNNNNNNNNNNNNNNNNNNNNNNNNNNNNNNNNNNNNNNNNNNNNNNNNNNNNNNNNNNNNNNNNNNNNNNNNNNNNNNNNNNNNNNNNNNNNNNNNNNNNNNNNNNNNNNNNNNNNNNNNNNNNNNNNNNNNNNNNNNNNNNNNNNNNNNNNNNNNNNNNNNNNNNNNNNNNNNNNNNNNNNNNNNNNNNNNNNNNNNNNNNNNNNNNNNNNNNNNNNNNNNNNNNNNNNNNNNNNNNNNNNNNNNNNNNNNNNNNNNNNNNNNNNNNNNNNNNNNNNNNNNNNNNNNNNNNNNNNNNNNNNNNNNNNNNNNNNNNNNNNNNNNNNNNNNNNNNNNNNNNNNNNNNNNNNNNNNNNNNNNNNNNNNNNNNNNNNNNNNNNNNNNNNNNNNNNNNNNNNNNNNNNNNNNNNNNNNNNNNNNNNNNNNNNNNNNNNNNNNNNNNNNNNNNNNNNNNNNNNNNNNNNNNNNNNNNNNNNNNNNNNNNNNNNNNNNNNNNNNNNNNNNNNNNNNNNNNNNNNNNNNNNNNNNNNNNNNNNNNNNNNNNNNNNNNNNNNNNNNNNNNNNNNNNNNNNNNNNNNNNNNNNNNNNNNNNNNNNNNNNNNNNNNNNNNNNNNNNNNNNNNNNNNNNNNNNNNNNNNNNNNNNNNNNNNNNNNNNNNNNNNNNNNNNNNNNNNNNNNNNNNNNNNNNNNNNNNNNNNNNNNNNNNNNNNNNNNNNNNNNNNNNNNNNNNNNNNNNNNNNNNNNNNNNNNNNNNNNNNNNNNNNNNNNNNNNNNNNNNNNNNNNNNNNNNNNNNNNNNNNNNNNNNNNNNNNNNNNNNNNNNNNNNNNNNNNNNNNNNNNNNNNNNNNNNNNNNNNNNNNNNNNNNNNNNNNNNNNNNNNNNNNNNNNNNNNNNNNNNNNNNNNNNNNNNNNNNNNNNNNNNNNNNNNNNNNNNNNNNNNNNNNNNNNNNNNNNNNNNNNNNNNNNNNNNNNNNNNNNNNNNNNNNNNNNNNNNNNNNNNNNNNNNNNNNNNNNNNNNNNNNNNNNNNNNNNNNNNNNNTGccttgagttttactaaagtttctttaatgaatatgactgcccttgcatttgagcaTCAATATTGAggattgagaattcatcttggtagattttacctatGATGAGTATGNagtgcccctccttgtctttttgataaatttgggttggaagtcagttttatttgatattagaatggctactccaacttgtttccttggaccatttgattggaaaattgttttccagccttttactctgaggtagtgtttgtctttgtccctgaggtaggtttcctgtaagcagcaaaatgtagggtcccgTTTCTGTAGCGAGTCTATGccttttcattggggaattgagtccattgatgttaagagaaatcaaagaaaggtaatttttgcctcctgtctttttttttttttttttgttagagtttggcttctgttcttgtgtctgtcttcttttggttttgttgaaggattactttcttccattttctagggtgtggtttcttagtgttggtgttttccctttattatcctttgaagggctggatttgtggaaagatattgtgtgaatttggttttgtcatggaataccttggtttctccatctatggtaattgagagtttagctgggtatagtagcctgggctgNcatttgtgttctcttagagtctgtataacatctgtccaggatcttctggctttcattgtgactggtgagaaatctggaataattctaataggcctgcctttatatttcatttgtcctttttctctcactgcttttaatattctgttgttatttagtgcatttgttgttctgattattatgtgttaggaggaatttcttttctggtccagtctatttggagttctgtatgctccttgtatgttcatgggcatctttctttagatttgggaaattttcttctataaatttattgaagatatttgctggccatttaagttgaaaatcttcattctcatctactcttattatccgtaggtttggtcttctcattgtgtcctggatttcctggatgttttgagttaggatctttttcctttttgcatttactttgattgttgtgtccctgttccctatggaatcttctgtaccagagattctctcttccatctcttgtattctgttgcttatgctctcacatctattgttcctgatttctttcctagggtttctatatCCACNNNNNNNNNNNNNNNNNNNNNNNNNNNNNNNNNNNNNNNNNNNNNNNNNNNNNNNNNNNNNNNNNNNNNNNNNNNNNNNNNNNNNNNNNNNNNNNNNNNNNNNNNNNNNNNNNNNNNNNNNNNNNNNNNNNNNNNNNNNNNNNNNNNNNNNNNNNNNNNNNNNNNNNNNNNNNNNNNNNNNNNNNNNNNNNNNNNNNNNNNNNNNNNNNNNNNNNNNNNNNNNNNNNNNNNNNNNNNNNNNNNNNNNNNNNNNNNNNNNNNNNNNNNNNNNNNNNNNNNNNNNNNNNNNNNNNNNNNNNNNNNNNNNNNNNNNNNNNNNNNNNNNttcttcaaatcttctaccaccatcatgagatatgatttttaatccacatcttgcttttcgggtgtgttggggtatccggGACTCCCTGTGGTGAGCGTACTAGGTTCTGATCgtgccctgtgttcttggtttctgttagtaagattcttacatttgcctttagccatctggaaatctctggtgttaattttcaagctatctctggctggagtttgatcctcctgtgatctgttagcccctgtctgcactcctgggaatccagctctcccatgtgtccccttggtcagagcactctctgcaggcaagctctcctcttgcaggacatgtgtccagaagtctggagctttgatcctccttctgagttctggggtcagagtcctccctgaAGGCAAACTCTCCCTACATGATCCAGAGGAca encodes the following:
- the LOC110321241 gene encoding glyceraldehyde-3-phosphate dehydrogenase-like, giving the protein MVKVSVNRFGCIGCLVIRAAICSPLGKVEIVAINHSFIDLNCIVYMFQYDFTHGKFNGTVKAEKGKLASKGLVKDIVGYTMDQVISCDFNSNSHSSTFDTRTGIALNDNFVKFISWCDNVYSYSNRIVDLMDYMYSRE